GTCGAGGTAATGGAACACCCGGGCCTGCACTTCCACCAGCATCCCCGCCAGCGCCTTGCGGTAGCGCACCGCGGTCCCGGCAAAGACGGCGACGTTGTCGATGTTCTGAATGAACACCAGGTCCGCCGCCAAGTCGTTGAGGTTCGCCAGGAGCGCGCCGTGGCCGCCGGGCCGGAGCGACAGGCTTCCGTCCGGCTCGCGGAACGGCTGGTTGTCGAGGGTCGCGGCCAGCGTGTCGGTGTCGGGCCGCTGAAGCGAAAGGGTCACGTCGATGGAGGTATCCCGGTCCTCGTAGCGGCGGCACATGGCCGCCACATGCTCCTCCACCGCGCGCTCGTGCTCGGGGGAGACCGTGAAGTGAACACGCACCATCCCGGTCCGGTCCCGGACGTACCTGCACGCCTCCAGCAAGTGCTCGGCAACGGGAGTGCGGCAGTCGTCCGCGTAACGATGAAACGGCACAAGACCCTTGGGCAGCGCGGCGTAGCCCATTGCGTCGGGGTCGAGGAGACAGTCGAGGATTTCGCGGAAGCGTCCGGCCCGGCGCAGCGGCTGAAGCCGCTTGCCCTGCCGTTCCAGGGCAGCGTTCAACTCAGGGTAGAACGCGAAGCGTTCGAGCCCGGCCATGAATTCCCGCAGCGCCGGGTATTCCGGCGCATCGCTAAAGTCATCCACGGCCGCCACCGCATCCTCGGCCCGGTCCCGGGCCTCCAGCAGCGCCTGAAACATGCGGCTCGCCGCCCCCGACGCGGGAACAAACTTCAGACAGCGTCCGGCCCGAGCGGCCTCCTCCCCGCGCCGCGACAGCCGTTCCAACTCCGGCTCGTCCAGGACCGTGATGCCGTCCCTCGGCGTGCAGGGACGGTCCAGCACCGCGTACGGCACGCCCGCGGCGAAGGTCGCCAGATATTCGGCGGCCTGCTCGGGTGAGATGCCCCGGTCCCGGAGCTGCCTCAGATCGCGCTCGGTGAATGGATGGGCCGCGACCATGGCTCCTCCGACATCGCTCCGCTACGCCTGTCCCGAGCCCACGGCCGTCCTCACCACCTCGTCGTCGGCGTCGTTCATGTAGCCGCGGCATTCCTCGGTGCCGCACACGCACGGATACACCTCATCGCCCTGGAGCCGGTAGTCGAAGGTGATCTCCTCGCCTTCCTCGATGTCCCGTTTGGCGATGAACCAGATGCGGTTGTTGATGATGTCGGCGTAGGCGTTGCCGTCGCAAGAGTGGTTGGCGAAGCGCGCTTCGTTGCCGTTCAACGAACCATCCACGTCATACTTGTCGCTGAGATTGAAGATGTAGGTGAGTTCCTCGTCCCCCCTTGACCGCGTGGCGCCCTCTCCGGCGGGGACCTTCTCGCCCTTGTACTCGATGATGCGCCGGCCCTTCCGTATCCGTTCGCCCGCAAAGAGTCCGTCCCCGTGAATCGCGGACGTCTCCACGAACACCTTCGGAAGCACGCGCTTCGATCCCTTCGCCACCGTTCCTCCCGGCCCAAGGATATGCCTTGATCTATAGCATTGGTCCGGGTGAATGTTGATCATTCAAAACAACTCACCGTGGTTTGTTGCCTTGCCGGTACCTCCTCAATCATATACCAATAGCGTCGAATGCGATTTCGGTGAACCCGGCGAGGATGTCCTCCGCATGCACAAGGAAGGAACGAGATGGCCAAGACAACCCTGTTGAACGTGACCGTGGCGGACGCCTATCTGGCGCTTTTGGCGGACCGGGGCGTGGA
This window of the Deltaproteobacteria bacterium genome carries:
- a CDS encoding DUF4301 family protein; amino-acid sequence: MVAAHPFTERDLRQLRDRGISPEQAAEYLATFAAGVPYAVLDRPCTPRDGITVLDEPELERLSRRGEEAARAGRCLKFVPASGAASRMFQALLEARDRAEDAVAAVDDFSDAPEYPALREFMAGLERFAFYPELNAALERQGKRLQPLRRAGRFREILDCLLDPDAMGYAALPKGLVPFHRYADDCRTPVAEHLLEACRYVRDRTGMVRVHFTVSPEHERAVEEHVAAMCRRYEDRDTSIDVTLSLQRPDTDTLAATLDNQPFREPDGSLSLRPGGHGALLANLNDLAADLVFIQNIDNVAVFAGTAVRYRKALAGMLVEVQARVFHYLDALHGDPAASLVDEAARFARDALCVALPDSLKGAPAAERAGFLRSALDRPLRVCGMVPSAGEPGGGPLWVRGGDGTCSLQIVESSQVDMEDPGQRDIFAASTHFNPVDLICGVRRPSGASYDLMRFSEPRSAFIAVKSSGGRPLKALEHPGLWNGGMARWNTVFVEIPAATFAPVKTVLDLLRPRHQPVRTLTR
- a CDS encoding SET domain-containing protein-lysine N-methyltransferase, translating into MAKGSKRVLPKVFVETSAIHGDGLFAGERIRKGRRIIEYKGEKVPAGEGATRSRGDEELTYIFNLSDKYDVDGSLNGNEARFANHSCDGNAYADIINNRIWFIAKRDIEEGEEITFDYRLQGDEVYPCVCGTEECRGYMNDADDEVVRTAVGSGQA